AGCGCCGATCGGGGCAGCGGGGCGCTGGGCGCGATCCGCGCGTCGGGGGTGCCTGTGCAGGAGGCAGCGGCGACCCGCTCCGCCCCGGTGCGCAGGCCGAGGTATAGGGTGAGCGCATCGCCCACACGCAGAGGGATCGCGTCGAGGACATCGGGGAGGCCCGGGGTCTCTTTCCGGCGACGAGCGAGGGCACCTACCTCAACACGGCGGCCGTCGGGCACGCGAGCGTGCGGCTCGCGGCCGCGTACCGGGAGTACCTCGACGACTGGGTCTCATCCGGGCTCGACTTCGTCACGGGCGAGGCGGCGGCCGACGCATCCCGTTCCATCGTGGCCCGGCTGATCGGCGCGGACCCGTCGGACGTCGCGTTGATCGCCTCCGTGTCCGCCTCGGCGGGGATGGTCGCCGCGCAGCTCGGTGCCGAGTCGTCGACCGGGCGGAACGTGGTGATCGGCGAGCGGGAGTACAGTTCGAACCACTTCCCGTGGCGGATGCTCGCCCACCGCGGCTACGAGGTGCGGCAGGTGCCGTTCCGGAACGGCGGGCTCGAACCCGACGACATCGCCGCGCACGTCGACGGTGGGACGAGGCTGGTGGCGGTCAGCGGCGTGCAGACCGCGACCGGCCACCGGACCGACATCGCCGCAGCCGGCGAGATCGCTCGCGCGGTCGACGCCCTGCTGTTCGTCGATGGAGCACAGCTGATCGGCGCGGCGTCCGTCGCGGCGGACCTGCCCTGGATCGACGTGCTCGCGGCACCCGACCACAAGTTCCTGCTCAACGCGGGCCGCGGCATCGGCTACTGCTACCTGTCCCGGCGTGCGCAGGATCGGCTCACGCCGGTGAACGCCGGATGGAAGGCGGGCGCCGAGCCGCTCGCGAGCTTCTTCGGACCGCACATGGAGCTCTCGACGTCGGCGTCGCGCTTCGACAACTCGATCAGCTGGCTCGCCGCGGTCGGCGACGAGGCAGCGCTGTCGGTCTTCGACACGTTCGGCGCGGAGCACATCTACCGACGCAACGCCGACCTGTCCGACCGGCTGCGATCGGCACTCGCAGACGCCGGCTGGCCGCCCGTCGACCTGCCCGAGCGGAATCGGAGCACGATCGTCTCGGTGCCCCTCGGGGAGCGCGATGCGGGCGATGTGCTCGCCCGGCTCCGTGAACAGCGGATCGTGGCGGCGGCGCGTGACGGCAACCTGCGCCTCTCGGTCCACTTCTACAACCACGAGGACGACATCGACCGCGTCGCAGCGGCACTCGCGGAACGCTGAGGTCGCAGGCGCCCGCTACTCGTCGAGCGCGAGCTCCTTGGGCAGCTCGAAGTCGCGGCTGGCGAGCTCCTCGACGTTCACGTCCTTGAACGTGAGCACGCGCACCGACTTCACGAACCGGTCGGCACGGTAGACGTCCCACACCCAGACGTCCTTCATCGTGAGCTCGAAGTAGAAGTCGTGCTCGGTGTCGCGGCGCACCAGCTCGACCTCGTTCGCGAGGTAGAAGCGGCGCTCGGTCTCGACCACGTACTGGAACTGCGACACGATGTCGCGGTACTCGCGGTAGAGGGCAAGCTCGACCTCACGGTCGTAGTCCTCGAACTCGTCTTCATCCATCGCAAGTCATCCTACGCCGAGGTCGAACAGCGGCGGCGCCTCCTGGGCACGTTCCGGATGCAGCCAGGTGCGCCGGTGCAGTGCGTGCGGGCCGTGCTCGGCGATCGCGGCGAAGTGGGCGCGGGTCGAGTAGCCCTTGTTCTCGTCCCAGGCGTAGTGCGGCGTCTCGTCGTGCGCCCGCCGCATGCCCGTGTCGCGGTGCACCTTGGCGATGACGGATGCCGCCGACACCGACGCGCAGTCGCGGTCGGCCTTGATACGGGTGATGACCCGGGACCGGCGCTGGATGTGCGCGCTCAGCCAGTCGTGGTTGCCGTCGAGGAGCAGCGGTGCGCCCGTGGGCAGGTCGACGGATGCCGCCAGCGCCTCGTACGCACGGGAGCCGGCGAGGCCCAGGCAGGCCATGATGCCGAGCTCGTCGATCTCCGCGGCGCTCGCCTCGCCGACCGCCGACGCGCGCACCCAGCGCGCGGCGCGCGGCGCGAGCAGGTCGCGCCGGGGCTCGGGCAGCAGCTTCGAGTCGCGCAGGCCCGCGGGCATCCGGCCGATCGCATCGTCGATGACCACGAGGCCGACCGTGACGGGACCGGCGAGGGCCCCGCGCCCGACCTCGTCGCAGGCGAGCACGACGGGTGCGCCGTCGGCGAGCAGGCCGCGCTCCAGCTTCAGCGTGGGGACGTTGCGCGCCATCGGGTCACTCCGGGTCGGGGATGCCTGCGAAGACCTCAGGATAGTCGCCGAGCCACGACCAGCGGTCGATCGGCCAGCTGATGACGAACGCCCGGCCCACGAGGTTCTCGACGGGGACGAAGCCCTCGCCGGGAGTGTCGGTGTTGTACCGCGAGTCCTTCGAGTTGTAGCGGTTGTCGCCCATCACCCAGAGTGAGCCCTCGGGCACGTCGACGGCGAAGTCGTCGCCCGACGCCTCCGTCTCGCCCTCGGGCAGCACGATGTACGGCTCGTCGATGGGCACGCCGTTGACGCTGATCTGGCCGAGCGCGTTGCAGCACTCGACGTGGTCGCCCGGCAGGCCGATGACCCGCTTGATAAGGTGGTCGTTGCTGTCGGACGCCGACAGCCCGACGATGCCGAGGAACCAGTCGACGGCGGCCACGAGCGGGGGCTGCTCGGGTTCGGGGCGGGCCGTGAGCCATCCGCCCGGGTCCTCGAACACCACGACGTCGCCGCGCGAGAGCGGCATGAGGTCGGGGACGAGTTCGTTGACGATGATGCGGTCGTCGACGAGGAGCGTCTCCTCCATCGACTGCGACGGGATGTAGAACGACCGGATCAGGTAGGTCTTGATCAGGAACGAGACGAGGACCGCGACCACGAAGATGACGAGCAGGTCGCGCACGAACAGCAGTGCGCCACGGCGCCGTCGCCCCCGTGCCTCGTCCGCCCGCGGCGGCGAGTCGATGTCTTCAGTCATTCACCCCTCGAGTCCCCCGACCCAGTCTAGGGTCGGGGGACTCGGCCGATCGTGTACCCGGTCAGGGTGCGGTTCAGGACTCGCGCTTCTCGCGGATCTTCGCCTTCTTGCCGCGGAGGTTGCGGAGGTAGTAGAGCTTGGCGCGACGCACGTCGCCGCGGGTGACGACCTCGATGTGGTCGATCACCGGGGAGTGCACCGGGAAGGTGCGCTCGACGCCGACCTGGAAGCTCACCTTGCGGACCGTGAAGGTCTCGCGGATGCCCTCGCCCGAGCGGCCGATGACGACGCCCTGGAAGACCTGGATGCGCGAGCGGGTGCCCTCGATGATGTTCACGTGCACCTTGACGGTGTCGCCGGGGCGGAACTCGGGGATGTCGGAGCGCAGGCTGGCCGCGTCGACGGAATCGAGGATGTGCATGATGAGTCGCTCTCTGTGCCCGCCACCGGTCGAACACGGTCATTGGAAGTGAAGTGATGGGTGCCGCCTCGCCGGGCGCTCCTGCGCCCTGCGCACTCCCCGGAGGCAGAGACGTGCGGCAGCACAATCGACCATTCTGCCATGCCCGCGGCGGAACGGCAAAGCGGATGCCGCGGGCGGAACGCCTACGACGGGTCGCGCACCTCGTGCACGATGATGACGTCGCCGTCGTCGGGGCCGCGGCGCGGGCCCGCGCCGGCCTGCGGGGGCCGCTGGCCCGCCGGTGGCGGCATCTGCGCCTGGCGCTCGAACTCGGCGAACGTCGCCTGCGCGCGGCGCGCGCCGTCGCGCAGGAGCTGCCACACGGCCGACCAGAAGGCGGCCAGTGCGAGCAGCACCGCGAAGACGGCGAACGTGCCCGCGTACGGGCCCGACAGGCCCACGCCGATGAGCGCGAGGTGCCAGGCCGACATGATGCCGACGTCGACCCAGGAGACGGCGCGCTCGAGGCGCGCGGTGGGCCTGGCGGCGGTGATCGCCGCGACCACGATGAGCGACAGGAACGACGCGGGTGCCGCGATCAGCAGGCCGAGGATGCCCCAGGCGCTCTCGCCCCAGATGCCCCAGCCGACGAACAGCCAGGCGGGAAGGACGAACGCGGCGATGAACTGCCAGCGGTAGAAGGCCCTCCGGAGGAACATGCAGCCAGCGTAGTCGCCGTGGCTGGGCGTGCGCTCGGCGTTCGCCCAGCGCGCACCC
This is a stretch of genomic DNA from Agromyces sp. SYSU T00194. It encodes these proteins:
- a CDS encoding DUF2469 family protein, which produces MDEDEFEDYDREVELALYREYRDIVSQFQYVVETERRFYLANEVELVRRDTEHDFYFELTMKDVWVWDVYRADRFVKSVRVLTFKDVNVEELASRDFELPKELALDE
- the lepB gene encoding signal peptidase I produces the protein MTEDIDSPPRADEARGRRRRGALLFVRDLLVIFVVAVLVSFLIKTYLIRSFYIPSQSMEETLLVDDRIIVNELVPDLMPLSRGDVVVFEDPGGWLTARPEPEQPPLVAAVDWFLGIVGLSASDSNDHLIKRVIGLPGDHVECCNALGQISVNGVPIDEPYIVLPEGETEASGDDFAVDVPEGSLWVMGDNRYNSKDSRYNTDTPGEGFVPVENLVGRAFVISWPIDRWSWLGDYPEVFAGIPDPE
- a CDS encoding aminotransferase class V-fold PLP-dependent enzyme, with protein sequence MGEARGLFPATSEGTYLNTAAVGHASVRLAAAYREYLDDWVSSGLDFVTGEAAADASRSIVARLIGADPSDVALIASVSASAGMVAAQLGAESSTGRNVVIGEREYSSNHFPWRMLAHRGYEVRQVPFRNGGLEPDDIAAHVDGGTRLVAVSGVQTATGHRTDIAAAGEIARAVDALLFVDGAQLIGAASVAADLPWIDVLAAPDHKFLLNAGRGIGYCYLSRRAQDRLTPVNAGWKAGAEPLASFFGPHMELSTSASRFDNSISWLAAVGDEAALSVFDTFGAEHIYRRNADLSDRLRSALADAGWPPVDLPERNRSTIVSVPLGERDAGDVLARLREQRIVAAARDGNLRLSVHFYNHEDDIDRVAAALAER
- a CDS encoding ribonuclease HII, whose protein sequence is MARNVPTLKLERGLLADGAPVVLACDEVGRGALAGPVTVGLVVIDDAIGRMPAGLRDSKLLPEPRRDLLAPRAARWVRASAVGEASAAEIDELGIMACLGLAGSRAYEALAASVDLPTGAPLLLDGNHDWLSAHIQRRSRVITRIKADRDCASVSAASVIAKVHRDTGMRRAHDETPHYAWDENKGYSTRAHFAAIAEHGPHALHRRTWLHPERAQEAPPLFDLGVG
- the rplS gene encoding 50S ribosomal protein L19, translating into MHILDSVDAASLRSDIPEFRPGDTVKVHVNIIEGTRSRIQVFQGVVIGRSGEGIRETFTVRKVSFQVGVERTFPVHSPVIDHIEVVTRGDVRRAKLYYLRNLRGKKAKIREKRES